Genomic window (Aureibacillus halotolerans):
CGGTGAGAGCCATTACCTTTGATTAACCGCTTATCATAAAGTGTTTTGGGTTTAGGGAAAAAGGATGCCTAATGCAAGCGATAGCGGGAGAAAAGTGCACGGTTTATGCACAGCTTCCATCCACTATCGAGCAAAGGCATCCTTTTTGTGTGATGATCTAATTCGTGTGAAGACCATCGTGAAGCATCGTTAACATCTCTTCCTGTTCCTCTTGGTCCGCATGTTGCCAAATGATCTCAAAGAGTACGCCTAGACCAGGAAGCATTTTTTCTTCACCGCTTTGAATCGCGTCAACAATCGTATTCTCAAGTTCATCTCTCGAATTGGATTGCACGTTTTGAGTGATGGCTTTACGCAAATTTAAATCCATTCGTACGCCTCCTATAGTCTTAACGATAGACAATCTACGGTGCCTCCGTAGTTTATGGCGTAAGGAAATAGTTTATACTAGCGTTATGAAAAGAGGAGCTTTCATGAAACAAATATTGTCTGTCCAAAATCCACTGATCAAACAGTGCAAAAAACTAAAAGCAAAGAAGTATCGAGAGGAGCAGGGCCAGTTTCTCATTGATGGCCAGCATTTGCTTCAGGAAGCGATATCTGCCCAACTGTCTCTTGAATACATTTTTTATGATCCAAACCGCTGCGACCCTCCGCAAAATACAGATGCGGAATGCATTGAATGCAGTGAAGAAATTATCCGTGCACTGAGTGATACCCCCTCACCACAAGGTATTATTGCTG
Coding sequences:
- the sspI gene encoding small acid-soluble spore protein SspI, encoding MDLNLRKAITQNVQSNSRDELENTIVDAIQSGEEKMLPGLGVLFEIIWQHADQEEQEEMLTMLHDGLHTN